The Leucobacter viscericola genome includes a window with the following:
- a CDS encoding alternate-type signal peptide domain-containing protein, with translation MNKLTKSSIAAAAGIALLMGGAGTLAFWNDTIDAGTTGTISAGTLSLSNATAGSWTDQNGKAVDVAAFRAVPGDTLTYKTKVDVAAIGDNLTGTIGIGSASIAPATAGTADTQLAALLTDSATFTVNGAAGSTFTATGTAQAIDVTVTVEWPSGTPAADNLAKLGSVSLADFAITATQA, from the coding sequence ATGAACAAGCTGACCAAGAGCTCAATTGCTGCCGCTGCCGGAATCGCCCTTCTCATGGGTGGCGCTGGAACCCTCGCGTTCTGGAACGACACCATCGATGCGGGCACCACCGGAACGATCTCGGCTGGCACCCTGTCGCTGTCGAACGCAACCGCCGGCAGCTGGACAGATCAGAACGGCAAAGCCGTTGACGTTGCCGCCTTCCGCGCAGTTCCCGGTGACACCCTTACCTACAAGACCAAGGTCGATGTCGCCGCGATCGGTGACAACCTGACAGGTACGATCGGCATCGGCTCGGCCTCCATCGCCCCGGCGACCGCGGGCACCGCCGACACCCAACTCGCAGCCCTTCTCACTGACTCGGCTACGTTTACGGTCAACGGTGCAGCGGGAAGCACCTTCACCGCGACCGGAACCGCTCAGGCAATTGACGTCACCGTCACGGTCGAGTGGCCGTCGGGCACCCCCGCAGCTGACAACCTCGCGAAGCTCGGCAGCGTGTCACTCGCTGACTTCGCTATCACGGCTACCCAGGCCTAA
- a CDS encoding helix-turn-helix transcriptional regulator codes for MDIVGGHGSGRSTFLNALRLRLEDKDWTVVTIRGVASLRQHPLGALHLAGIGGENRKLGNLQETGAALQQILKGKRAVLFLDDWDDLDESSWGVTESTRRATGVPVVLTRLQGLRARHTPSGLRASTIESSQVIDMTPLRFEDMERALVDHLNAPIESSTLSHIYGKTGGNIGLAVNLVDATIRDGQLGPRRGKLVALKDLWSSSLRGVLEGYLEDLDDNTRDALEIIAITGSATLSTVRKLVDWETLELLEQRALVTFIQNGQSHLVTVIPPMLVEFFRHEPLNARRVRLTELIRERLGKIASDESIVLDRPFSHEPASERDAVFVGLLHERERALRIVTATEWESAPVPSNAIRYIEALSQTMTPATKAVANRVFAETDRTAEGAFERAMFASLQARWLAYADQDLEAALQCSAKYREELGVFGRILDAAEIEIEYSLGRLPDDFSERLEVTEDLPESVKIKLLQVQLFVLCGTARFDDAQRVYAELETLTTPSNPARMLNGLSFLGKGDFTAALELFTHGLDEATSYLEVEGVRLFGSGVMITRVYTGDTIGLDGLVESVLAAGHPTPFPAGNQLALLSVGALSAIRSGHIATGEQRIADIELLTSADGPLPGQSRSWAHAQLLVFNGQPVEAADLLWSAAENLWERRALFAALSGFLTAVELDPTNERIREARSYLAQVEGTLVFDSQLQYYEAFLAVDLTGMLEAAEVFLSSGRLGTAIRAFQHVSNVAREDGNSDVAKAASDKLMELRELYGHERFDVARIAAGAVSLTEREREVARLAAVGRSNQEIATRLVLSIRTVETHMHRIMQKLDVNSRQEIRANLVDVL; via the coding sequence GTGGATATCGTAGGCGGACACGGCAGCGGGCGCAGCACTTTTCTCAACGCGCTGCGACTGCGGCTCGAAGACAAAGACTGGACCGTTGTCACGATTCGGGGCGTCGCATCTCTTCGACAGCACCCCCTTGGCGCGCTTCACCTTGCCGGAATCGGTGGTGAGAATCGCAAGCTTGGCAACCTGCAGGAGACGGGAGCTGCGCTCCAGCAGATCCTGAAGGGCAAACGAGCAGTCCTCTTTCTTGACGATTGGGATGACCTCGATGAGTCGTCGTGGGGCGTCACAGAATCGACCCGTCGGGCGACCGGTGTGCCTGTTGTACTGACCCGTCTGCAGGGCCTGCGAGCGAGACACACTCCAAGCGGGCTGCGCGCCTCGACGATTGAGTCTTCACAGGTGATCGACATGACGCCGCTTCGTTTTGAAGACATGGAGCGGGCGCTGGTTGATCATCTCAACGCTCCCATTGAATCGAGCACTCTCAGTCACATCTATGGCAAGACGGGTGGCAACATCGGCCTTGCCGTGAATCTCGTCGACGCAACCATTCGAGACGGGCAGCTTGGCCCCCGTCGCGGAAAATTGGTGGCGTTAAAAGACCTGTGGAGCTCAAGCCTGCGTGGGGTGCTTGAGGGCTACCTGGAGGACCTGGACGACAACACGCGAGACGCGTTGGAGATCATCGCCATCACGGGATCAGCGACCCTCAGCACCGTGAGGAAACTCGTTGACTGGGAGACGCTCGAGCTGCTTGAGCAACGCGCACTCGTGACGTTCATTCAAAACGGTCAGTCCCATCTCGTTACGGTTATTCCCCCGATGCTTGTTGAGTTCTTCAGGCACGAACCGCTCAACGCTCGCAGAGTGCGCCTCACAGAACTCATTCGAGAGAGGCTGGGCAAAATCGCATCAGACGAGTCGATTGTTCTCGATCGTCCCTTCAGTCACGAGCCAGCGTCAGAGCGCGATGCCGTGTTTGTGGGTCTGCTTCACGAGCGTGAGCGAGCGTTGCGGATTGTCACCGCGACTGAGTGGGAATCCGCTCCCGTGCCTTCAAACGCCATTCGTTACATTGAGGCGCTGAGTCAGACAATGACCCCCGCAACAAAAGCCGTCGCCAATCGGGTTTTCGCGGAAACAGACAGAACTGCAGAGGGCGCATTTGAGCGGGCAATGTTCGCGTCGCTTCAGGCTCGGTGGCTTGCGTATGCCGACCAGGATCTCGAGGCAGCTCTTCAGTGCTCTGCGAAGTATCGCGAAGAGCTTGGTGTATTTGGCCGGATCCTCGATGCCGCAGAAATCGAAATTGAGTACAGTCTCGGGCGTTTGCCTGATGACTTTTCCGAGCGCCTCGAGGTGACCGAGGATCTCCCGGAGTCAGTAAAGATCAAACTGCTGCAGGTGCAGCTGTTCGTGCTTTGCGGGACCGCGCGCTTCGACGATGCACAACGGGTCTACGCCGAACTCGAGACTCTGACGACCCCTTCGAATCCGGCTCGAATGCTGAACGGCTTGTCGTTCCTCGGCAAGGGCGACTTCACTGCAGCTCTGGAACTGTTTACACATGGTCTAGACGAGGCAACCAGCTACCTCGAAGTTGAAGGTGTTCGGTTGTTCGGATCCGGCGTGATGATCACTCGGGTGTACACGGGTGACACCATCGGCCTAGACGGGCTTGTTGAGTCGGTGCTGGCCGCGGGGCATCCAACACCCTTCCCAGCAGGAAACCAGTTGGCTCTCCTCTCGGTCGGTGCGCTCTCTGCAATTCGCAGCGGTCACATCGCCACGGGTGAGCAACGTATTGCTGATATTGAACTGCTCACGTCGGCTGACGGCCCGCTACCCGGGCAATCTCGGTCGTGGGCGCACGCGCAACTGCTGGTGTTTAACGGCCAACCGGTTGAGGCAGCCGACCTTCTCTGGAGTGCTGCGGAGAACCTCTGGGAACGGCGGGCGCTATTTGCTGCGCTGTCGGGGTTCTTGACGGCTGTCGAGCTTGATCCGACGAACGAGCGAATTCGTGAGGCTCGGTCGTATCTCGCCCAGGTCGAGGGAACGCTTGTCTTCGATTCCCAGCTGCAGTACTACGAGGCATTTCTCGCCGTCGACCTCACCGGAATGCTTGAGGCCGCGGAGGTCTTTCTATCGTCGGGGCGCCTCGGTACCGCGATTCGGGCTTTCCAGCACGTCAGTAACGTGGCGAGGGAAGACGGCAATTCAGATGTCGCCAAGGCCGCCAGTGACAAGCTCATGGAACTGCGTGAGCTTTATGGGCACGAACGATTCGATGTAGCTCGTATTGCCGCTGGTGCGGTATCTCTCACAGAGCGTGAACGAGAAGTAGCCCGATTGGCCGCAGTGGGGCGTTCAAATCAGGAAATCGCGACTCGCCTTGTACTGAGCATTCGAACCGTCGAAACTCACATGCACCGCATTATGCAAAAGCTTGATGTCAACAGCCGACAGGAGATCCGAGCGAACCTCGTTGACGTTCTCTAG
- a CDS encoding RNA polymerase sigma factor: MFYRCHVAAVERFVARRIQDPHAVEDITSEVFLAAVRSCRRFDPSGPAPVAWLFGISFRLTADYQRKSARRWRAQSRQKGQRELADDAIERLEQRIDAERAAFALRDELAKIPAQTRSLLELTALDGLSITDAAAALGIAPGAARVRLHRAKTRLRNELADSPLRAVATELDDASRKELHGE, encoded by the coding sequence ATGTTCTACCGCTGTCATGTGGCCGCCGTGGAACGTTTTGTGGCGCGTCGCATTCAGGATCCACACGCTGTTGAAGACATCACGTCTGAGGTGTTTCTCGCGGCAGTTCGTTCGTGTCGGCGTTTCGATCCAAGCGGCCCAGCGCCGGTCGCCTGGCTGTTCGGAATCTCCTTTCGACTGACCGCCGACTATCAACGAAAGTCGGCACGACGTTGGCGAGCTCAATCGCGGCAGAAGGGGCAACGGGAACTTGCCGACGACGCGATTGAGCGTCTGGAGCAGCGAATCGATGCTGAACGTGCCGCGTTTGCGCTTCGAGACGAACTGGCAAAGATTCCCGCGCAGACCCGAAGTTTGCTGGAGCTCACAGCGCTTGACGGGTTGAGCATCACCGACGCCGCAGCCGCTTTAGGGATCGCTCCCGGCGCTGCGCGCGTCCGTCTGCACAGGGCGAAGACCCGCCTACGCAATGAACTCGCCGACAGCCCTCTTCGTGCTGTCGCAACTGAATTAGATGACGCTTCACGAAAGGAACTCCACGGTGAATAA
- a CDS encoding FhaA domain-containing protein: MGILDNVERGLERAVNGAFARTFRSGVQPVEIASALKRELDIGAVIVDRDRVLAPNRFVARVSPKDAARLQGMGETLERELRGVVLKHASTQHYQLLGEPDVEIRSDDSVTTGVLVVEASQVEGAVDWVAVIEVDGVRHELSRGTTTVGRGSDCGIRITDNAASRKHLELIWDGSAGIARDLGSTNGSKIDGQRFREAALAPGIVITIGQTSLVFQLAPGRSRKAAAKARPQASAPTTVHQSAKPASKAPSRAASKPASKPEEMPSAAADSIDQDFWRGL; the protein is encoded by the coding sequence GTGGGCATCCTGGACAACGTCGAACGCGGACTCGAGCGCGCCGTCAACGGCGCCTTCGCACGCACCTTCCGCTCGGGCGTACAACCCGTAGAAATCGCTTCGGCACTCAAACGTGAGCTCGACATCGGCGCGGTCATCGTCGACCGTGATCGTGTGCTCGCACCCAATCGCTTTGTCGCACGTGTCTCACCAAAAGACGCCGCGCGGCTGCAGGGCATGGGCGAAACCCTTGAGCGCGAGCTCAGAGGCGTCGTTCTCAAGCACGCCTCCACCCAGCACTACCAGCTGCTCGGCGAACCCGACGTAGAGATCCGCTCAGACGACTCAGTCACCACGGGAGTACTCGTGGTTGAGGCCAGCCAGGTTGAGGGTGCAGTCGACTGGGTCGCGGTCATCGAGGTCGACGGTGTGCGCCACGAACTTTCCCGCGGCACAACAACGGTCGGTCGCGGCAGCGATTGCGGGATCCGGATCACCGATAACGCAGCCTCGCGTAAGCATCTTGAACTTATTTGGGACGGCTCAGCGGGCATTGCTCGCGATCTCGGCTCAACGAACGGTTCCAAAATCGATGGGCAGCGCTTCCGTGAGGCCGCACTCGCCCCCGGAATCGTCATCACAATCGGGCAGACTTCTCTCGTGTTTCAGTTGGCTCCCGGGCGCAGCCGCAAAGCCGCCGCCAAAGCTCGCCCGCAGGCCAGTGCACCCACAACGGTTCACCAGTCGGCAAAACCAGCAAGCAAGGCACCCAGTAGGGCAGCGAGCAAGCCGGCAAGCAAACCCGAAGAAATGCCCTCAGCCGCGGCCGACAGCATCGACCAGGACTTCTGGAGGGGACTGTGA
- a CDS encoding FHA domain-containing protein FhaB/FipA, whose amino-acid sequence MSELTLLILRIGFLLLLWFFIFAIVYALRSDLFGAPVRRMKSDGKKASGSPQPFVAASPVVQAASPAAPTAPVARQTGPTTPLAAGHSPIITPSGGALPSAGNSGIARQLVITSGVATGTAIPLDDDFLTIGRSSESTLVIVDEYTSTYHARLARTGDHWTLTDLDSTNGTKLDGIKVTKPVQVPLFTPITIGTTTFELRP is encoded by the coding sequence GTGAGCGAACTCACCCTGCTAATCCTTCGCATCGGCTTTTTGCTGCTGCTCTGGTTCTTCATCTTCGCAATCGTGTACGCGCTCCGCAGCGATCTTTTCGGGGCACCGGTGCGGCGCATGAAGTCAGACGGTAAGAAGGCGTCAGGATCACCGCAGCCGTTCGTGGCTGCCTCACCCGTCGTACAGGCAGCGTCGCCAGCAGCACCAACTGCCCCCGTCGCACGACAAACTGGCCCAACTACCCCCCTCGCGGCAGGCCACTCCCCAATCATCACCCCGAGCGGCGGCGCTCTCCCCTCGGCTGGCAACAGCGGTATCGCTCGCCAGCTCGTCATCACCTCCGGTGTGGCAACGGGCACGGCGATCCCCCTCGACGACGACTTCCTCACCATCGGCCGCAGCAGCGAGTCGACCCTCGTCATCGTTGACGAATACACCTCGACCTACCACGCTCGACTCGCTCGCACGGGCGATCACTGGACCCTCACCGATCTCGACTCCACAAACGGCACCAAGCTTGACGGCATTAAGGTCACCAAGCCCGTTCAGGTGCCACTGTTCACACCGATCACCATCGGTACGACCACATTTGAGCTGAGGCCCTGA
- a CDS encoding Stp1/IreP family PP2C-type Ser/Thr phosphatase translates to MTVGYESAIGSHVGMVRSNNQDSAFAGDYLFLVADGMGGHAGGDVASALATQQIAQSDGEPTGSPKETTEILRKAVLAANRKLRDTVGDRPELAGMGTTFTGFITVDDKLALAHIGDSRLYLLRDNTLKQITIDHTFVQRLVDSGKITEEEAKIHPRRSVLMRVLGDVDSSPEVDTEVLDTRPGDVWLLCSDGLCGYVEDPDIEKILRRRNSLQGAVDALIDKSLAHGAPDNVTVVLVETTAEPHEIVDPNPRFAGSAANAPEPRDGSVSTARNRLLNRRRPVRKAPVVEESHFESRIDEYLAELIAETKRRNRRRRLLWIFGALAVLIAIGGAMFFGYQWTQSRYYVGTDGETVIIFRGVQQDLGSLSLHSVAEDTGIPLKTLDGNERRQVERTLSAGSIEEARDIVLRIGDTNE, encoded by the coding sequence GTGACCGTCGGCTATGAGAGTGCCATCGGATCCCACGTTGGGATGGTGCGCTCCAACAACCAGGATTCGGCCTTCGCTGGCGACTACCTCTTTCTCGTCGCTGACGGCATGGGTGGTCACGCGGGTGGCGATGTCGCCTCCGCACTCGCGACACAGCAGATCGCGCAGAGCGACGGTGAACCGACCGGCTCCCCCAAAGAGACAACCGAGATTCTCCGCAAGGCAGTGCTTGCCGCCAATCGCAAGCTGCGCGACACGGTTGGGGATCGGCCAGAACTCGCTGGCATGGGCACCACGTTCACGGGCTTCATTACCGTCGACGACAAGCTCGCCCTCGCCCACATCGGCGACTCTCGCCTCTACCTGCTGCGCGATAACACGCTCAAGCAGATCACGATCGACCACACCTTCGTGCAACGGCTCGTCGACAGCGGCAAGATCACGGAAGAAGAGGCGAAGATCCATCCGCGCCGCTCCGTGCTCATGCGTGTGCTCGGTGACGTCGATTCTTCGCCCGAGGTCGACACCGAGGTGCTCGATACTCGCCCGGGTGACGTGTGGCTGCTCTGCTCAGACGGCCTGTGCGGATACGTCGAAGATCCAGATATCGAGAAGATCCTGCGTCGCCGCAACTCGCTTCAGGGTGCTGTCGATGCCCTGATCGACAAGAGCCTCGCCCACGGTGCCCCCGACAACGTCACCGTTGTGCTCGTGGAGACGACCGCAGAACCTCACGAGATCGTAGATCCCAACCCGCGCTTTGCCGGATCCGCGGCCAACGCTCCCGAACCACGCGATGGCTCGGTGTCGACAGCGCGCAACCGCCTGCTCAACCGCCGCCGGCCTGTGCGCAAGGCTCCGGTTGTCGAAGAGAGCCACTTCGAGTCCCGCATCGACGAATACCTGGCCGAGCTGATCGCAGAAACGAAGCGCCGCAATCGCCGCCGCCGCCTGCTGTGGATCTTCGGCGCTCTTGCCGTGCTGATTGCCATCGGCGGAGCAATGTTCTTCGGCTACCAGTGGACCCAGAGCCGCTACTACGTCGGCACCGACGGCGAAACCGTCATCATCTTCCGCGGCGTCCAGCAAGATCTTGGCTCACTCTCGTTGCACTCAGTCGCAGAAGACACCGGGATCCCGCTCAAAACACTCGACGGCAATGAGCGTCGCCAGGTGGAGCGCACGCTCAGCGCGGGCTCGATCGAGGAAGCACGTGACATAGTGCTCCGGATCGGAGACACCAATGAGTGA
- a CDS encoding FtsW/RodA/SpoVE family cell cycle protein, giving the protein MSDSAAEPRTFEKTRTSETVLQRITALRAPRKLQGLEFALLVFAIAVGIAAVVIIDLTMVGAPTTKLLPSGALFVVAVFALHLTVRRIAPDADPLILPIATFLNVLGVAMIYRISFDKPLYQEPRGDAPQQLLWSTIAVVAAIIVLWVIRNHMVLFRYTYLTGLAAVILLVLPMLPGIGQTIQGARVWIHVGPFSFQPGEIAKIMLAIFFAGYLVRNRDSLAMVGKKFLGIRFPRARDLGPLLVFWLAAMLVLVFQRDLGTSLLYFGLFLAMLYLATGRIGWLILGVGLFLVGGLVASQTLEYVNTRFTNWLDPFADPSGGGFQMVQGLFGMANGGMTGTGFGQGFPRDTPLSFSDYIIPSIGEELGLVGLFVVLAAYLLLVGRGLRIGFAGQDDFGKLLAAGLSFTIAFQVFIVFGGVTRVIPLTGLTAPFLASGGSSLVSNWIIIGLLMLLSNSVRNRPKLVIRT; this is encoded by the coding sequence ATGAGTGATAGCGCCGCTGAACCACGCACGTTTGAGAAGACCCGCACCAGCGAAACAGTGCTGCAGCGCATCACTGCGCTGCGTGCCCCGCGCAAACTGCAGGGTCTAGAGTTTGCGCTGCTCGTGTTCGCAATTGCGGTCGGGATCGCCGCGGTCGTCATCATCGACCTCACCATGGTGGGGGCGCCAACAACGAAACTGCTCCCCAGCGGTGCGCTATTTGTCGTCGCCGTGTTTGCGCTGCACCTCACCGTTCGCCGCATCGCACCCGATGCCGACCCGCTGATCCTGCCGATTGCGACGTTCCTTAACGTTCTCGGGGTAGCGATGATTTATCGCATCTCCTTCGACAAGCCCCTGTACCAGGAGCCGAGGGGTGACGCCCCGCAGCAGCTGCTGTGGTCGACCATCGCGGTTGTAGCGGCCATCATCGTGCTCTGGGTTATCCGCAATCACATGGTGCTCTTCCGTTACACCTACCTGACGGGCCTTGCTGCGGTCATCCTCCTGGTTCTGCCGATGCTGCCCGGCATTGGCCAAACCATTCAGGGCGCGCGCGTCTGGATCCACGTGGGTCCGTTCTCCTTCCAACCGGGCGAGATCGCAAAGATCATGCTCGCGATCTTCTTCGCCGGGTACCTGGTCCGCAACCGTGATTCGCTCGCGATGGTCGGAAAGAAGTTCCTCGGCATCCGGTTCCCTCGAGCACGCGACCTCGGTCCCCTGCTCGTCTTTTGGCTCGCCGCGATGCTGGTGCTTGTGTTCCAGCGCGACCTTGGCACCTCGCTGCTCTACTTCGGACTTTTCCTTGCAATGCTGTACCTGGCGACGGGCAGGATCGGCTGGCTCATTCTTGGGGTCGGCCTCTTCCTCGTCGGTGGCCTTGTCGCGAGCCAGACGCTTGAGTACGTCAATACCCGCTTCACAAACTGGCTCGATCCGTTCGCCGATCCGAGCGGTGGCGGATTCCAGATGGTGCAGGGACTTTTCGGCATGGCGAACGGCGGCATGACCGGCACGGGCTTCGGCCAGGGCTTCCCTCGAGACACTCCGCTCTCATTCAGCGACTACATCATCCCAAGCATCGGTGAAGAGCTCGGCCTCGTCGGGCTGTTCGTTGTGCTCGCGGCTTACCTGCTGCTTGTGGGTCGTGGTCTTCGGATCGGTTTCGCCGGGCAGGACGACTTCGGAAAGCTGCTCGCGGCTGGTCTCTCCTTCACGATTGCCTTCCAGGTCTTTATCGTTTTTGGTGGCGTTACCCGCGTCATTCCACTCACCGGGCTCACCGCGCCCTTCCTCGCGTCTGGCGGGTCCTCCCTTGTCTCAAACTGGATCATCATAGGCCTCCTCATGCTGCTCTCCAACTCTGTCCGCAATCGGCCGAAGCTGGTGATCCGCACATGA
- a CDS encoding peptidoglycan D,D-transpeptidase FtsI family protein, with protein MNKQLKFITRTVFGMFLVLFFSVTMIQFVAADDLRANELNQRTVKNGYKVERGSILVDGNPVAFSTPTNDAYRYVRQYSDGELYAPITGYFSTRQGRTGLEDAMNQELSGTANSQFFTRIMNTINGVDPQGSSVETTISAKAQTAARDAMAEGGFEGAVVALNPKTGEILALYSTPSFDPNQLSSNDDAEIIKNYRQLSEDPSKPLNNRAIAGDLYHPGSVYKLVVASAAIESGAATPTTEFPNPAALALPQSTAEMQNASRTTCGGGDTATLQQALVFSCNIPIAELAMKMDRDEVPKMANAFGFGQDLDIPLAVTPSEAPIPKDKAQVALSSIGQLDVRATPLQMAMVSAGIANGGTVMKPQLVKSVISPDLKVEQEFSAEEFSKPISAKTAKSVAGMMEAGVTDPGGLAKKAGIDGVRVAGKTGTAENSNTDDANGVPFTLWFTGFAPVDDPEVAVAVVIESGGGAAYNNLGGSYDLPTEVGKRVMEAVLSE; from the coding sequence ATGAACAAACAGCTCAAATTCATTACCCGTACGGTGTTCGGCATGTTCCTCGTGCTGTTCTTCTCCGTCACCATGATTCAGTTCGTGGCGGCCGACGATCTTCGCGCCAACGAGCTGAACCAGCGCACCGTCAAAAACGGCTACAAGGTCGAGCGCGGCTCGATCCTCGTCGACGGCAATCCGGTTGCGTTCTCGACGCCCACCAATGACGCCTATCGCTACGTTCGGCAGTACTCCGACGGGGAGCTCTACGCACCCATCACCGGCTACTTCTCAACCCGCCAGGGCCGAACCGGACTTGAAGATGCGATGAACCAGGAGCTCTCTGGCACCGCCAACTCGCAGTTCTTCACGCGCATCATGAACACCATCAACGGGGTTGATCCTCAGGGCAGCTCGGTTGAGACGACGATCAGCGCAAAGGCGCAGACCGCCGCTCGTGACGCGATGGCCGAGGGTGGATTTGAGGGTGCGGTTGTTGCACTGAACCCCAAGACCGGCGAGATTCTTGCGCTCTACTCGACGCCGAGCTTCGATCCGAATCAGCTCTCCTCGAACGACGACGCGGAAATCATCAAAAACTACCGCCAGCTGAGTGAAGACCCCTCTAAGCCGCTCAACAACCGCGCGATCGCTGGCGACCTGTACCACCCCGGTTCGGTCTACAAGCTTGTGGTCGCGTCCGCGGCCATTGAAAGCGGCGCGGCGACGCCGACAACCGAATTCCCGAATCCCGCTGCACTCGCGCTTCCCCAATCAACAGCGGAGATGCAAAATGCTTCGCGCACCACCTGCGGTGGCGGCGACACTGCAACACTGCAGCAGGCTCTGGTCTTCTCGTGCAACATTCCCATCGCCGAGCTCGCGATGAAGATGGACCGCGATGAGGTGCCCAAGATGGCGAACGCATTCGGTTTCGGGCAAGATCTTGATATCCCGCTTGCCGTCACCCCGAGTGAGGCTCCGATTCCAAAGGATAAGGCGCAGGTCGCACTCTCGTCTATCGGCCAGCTCGATGTGCGTGCAACTCCCCTGCAGATGGCCATGGTCTCTGCCGGAATCGCAAACGGGGGCACGGTCATGAAGCCGCAGCTCGTGAAAAGTGTCATCTCACCCGACCTGAAAGTTGAACAGGAATTCTCGGCCGAAGAGTTCAGCAAACCCATTTCTGCGAAGACTGCGAAGTCGGTTGCTGGCATGATGGAGGCTGGGGTTACCGATCCCGGCGGACTTGCAAAAAAAGCGGGGATCGACGGAGTGCGAGTCGCGGGGAAAACCGGTACGGCCGAAAACAGCAACACGGATGACGCCAACGGCGTCCCGTTCACGCTCTGGTTCACCGGGTTCGCCCCGGTTGATGACCCGGAGGTGGCGGTCGCGGTCGTCATCGAAAGCGGCGGCGGAGCGGCATATAACAACCTGGGAGGATCTTACGACCTCCCGACAGAAGTCGGCAAACGAGTAATGGAAGCGGTGTTGAGCGAATGA